Genomic window (Helianthus annuus cultivar XRQ/B chromosome 3, HanXRQr2.0-SUNRISE, whole genome shotgun sequence):
TACAAGGGGAGGTTTCTCAAAATCTCGATCATCCCGGAAAGAGATTAGGATAGGCGAAGATGACACGTACATTATTGATTATTAAATGCGTTTACTTTctctatcttttttttttttttgacacaCCGAATTTGTCTTacttatgcagattcatgactgtGGATGACAACAACCATACTAAAGAGTTGTTTTGGTGGTCCTTGTGTTATGAGGGACGTGTGCCAATATGCAGCAATACATGTGCTTGAGAAAGATGGACTAGTTTTTAGGCGCCCGAACCTTGACTTTAACATCATTCAGGTTGTACCCTCCACATTGGATATGAAAGCCTCATTAGGAAGACATCATCCACAAGGTATGTATTAACGAGTTTTTCCGAAACTAGTGATGgtggaaaaaatatttaccatTTTAGTATTCCTTAAAAACTGTTTactaaaatagtgtttttgtttattttatactaAGTTATAGACCCATGTATTACATGTGGTTGtataatagaaaaataaaaatataataatgtGTACGAAATTTACAGTATTGTATATAATAGAAATTATATAATTTTGTACTATGtataaaaagttataaaactgaagTATTTTTTGTTATGTATAACAATAGAAAAAAGAAAAGACGATTACAATAcacaaatttttaaaaaattctTTATGCACAAcatttgtttttttataattatatCCTCTTTATCAACTTTGAATTGCTTAACCCATCCCTATTATTCAAttcgatatatatatacacacacactaaAATAATAACTTAATACTACTTATAAATCCTGTATTTTTGGCAAATAATAATTAAGTGTCATATCATAATCTAGTTTATGTTTTAATCAATAAAACTTAGCATATGTAGTATTAACTCGAAATTTGAATGGCTATGTAATATGGTACAAAATAGGTGTTTTACATTATATACAATTAGGGCTAGGTATATTGTTAGGTATaggtttttatattaaaaatataaaggatttaaattaaatatatttgaCTTAGGAGGCACATGTCTATCTCAAAGAATTTGATACTAATTattatatttgtttaaaaatattaatGTGTATATGGAAAATTAGAAAATTTTGGTAAGAAAAAAATGCTTAGACACATGGCATTTTATAAAATTATTTATTAGAATAGATTGTtataaacaaaatttaatatccattaaattacaaacaaaacaacaaatgTCGTGTACAAAGAACTATTTAGAGATTTGTGTAATCGTACATTCATTTTATATTGTTATATGTATGAAAAATAATTCAGGTAtgcattttttttaaacattatagAATTACATAGTTTCTATCATCAACACATGCAATACACATTCTTTATTAATTTTATTGCATGTTGTTAATCCTCTATAAATTTATCTACAATGTGTTAggctaatcaacataaaacaatACCTAAAATATATGactgatttaaataaaaaatcaaaatggattttattatttatttaaaaatcaattaaaatataaaattataaatccAAATATCACTGCTAAGTCGTGTATTGATACATGTTTCTTTATTATTGATGATAAATTTTGTAGGTTTATAATTCATTGGATTATGTTTCAATATTTCTAGTAAACATAAAtgcaaaattttggatttaggtATTATAACAAATTTATGTCTGTTAATatgatattaataatattattaactAATTATGTTTTTGTGGGTTTATAATTCAATTATGCTGCAATATTCAAACTAAAGATAAATGTAAATTTagatttaaatatttataataaatttATGTCTATTAATCTGATATcaaatattattaattaattaaagaaGAGGGTGCATATATtagatattaaattaaaataataattagtaATATTAACAATATTATTACTAAATTAGTTGAGAGAATGTCATGGGGGTATTAATAAGACTCAAATATTAAAGAAGAGGGTGCATATATTAAATATTagataataaattaatataataatcAGCAATATTAACAATATTATTAATAAGTTAGTGAAGAAAATGTCATGTGGTATTAATAAGAATGTTTTAATAGTATTAGAATGCCATGTGACATTAATAGAAATgctttattagtattagatttgCCTTTTCTTTTAACCAACATAATTAACCTTTATTTTTTTCTATTCAATCAATACACTTGCGTTTTTATTCTTTTATTATACCTTTTTTTCGATCaatctattttttatataataagcCTATAAATGTTTTATTCTTTTATCATACATTTTTTCAATTAACgcaatatagttttttttataatcaatctgttaatgttttatttttttatcatactTTACTTTTATCAAGCTAATATGTTTTTATCTTCCATCAACATATATTCTAAAAGTTGACAAACatgtagttttttttaataattaaccTATTAACGTTTTTTTATCATACTTTTTTTTATCAAGCCAATACGTTTGTTTCTTTAATTAATTAACATATATTCTGAAAGTTGATAAAAAAAAAGGTCTATTTAGAGTTATTCTATACAATTAACGAGAAGAAGTTAAAAGAAGAAAAACAAATTTTCTATCAAACGAAGTCAATTAAATTGGTGAGTTGGCTACTCCTCTATCTACTAATACAAAAAAAATACAATCAAGAAATTACTTATGAACATAAGATGGGTCTTGGGTGCATACGATTGCTCGGCAAGACATACCATCATGCTAATCAAGGTAAAGCTTTGGTCATCATATCCATCTTTGATAAATAGTTTTCAATAAGTTTTTTTATGTTGATTAAAAgaaaaaataagtaaaaaataGATAAAAAAAGTATTGGGTTGATTGGAAGAAATGgtataataaaagaaataaaatgcagACAATGGATTAATTGAAtagaaaaaataattaaaagtttactaCATTGATTAAAAGAAAAGGAGAACACAAAATTAAtaaaaacactattttggtaaatagtcTTCAAAAAACATCAAAATAGCAAAATAGTTTTTCCATCcacattttttttgaacggcaaatttggatcactgacggaccactggagtattatcgtgccaccagcagaaccacccgatcatatccatctccactaggcaataatgcctatacacaaattcaggaggaaacccaataaatctgggaaaaaacCCCTTTgcgggaatcgaacccatgacctaatggttataagccttatcccaccaccaagataccactaggctataatgcaaTGGGTTTTTCCATCAACAttagtttggaaaaaaaaaactctgtattttttttttgaacgacaaatttggatcactgacggaccactggagtatcatcgtgccaccaacagaaccacccgatcatatccatctccactaggcaataatgcctatacaccaattcaggaggaaacccaataaatttgggaaaaccccctttgtgagaatcgaacccatgacctaatggtcataagccttatctcatccccaagataccactaggctataatgccatgggtaaaAAAACTCTGTATTAGTTATttttttaagagttaattacacaaatgggtcctgtggtttatacataatttcgcctttggtactaacttatttttttaacaggtttaggttctatggtttcaattttgtaacacctttgggtactaacaccaaaattagttaattaataactaaaatacccttgcatttttttaagtttatcaatgtaacacatttgggtactaacacctaattttatttaagtttaaatcacttttacaaaatctatttatttttttattttcattattttattatatctcttaattaacataaactctatttatttttttttattttcatatttttattaaatttcttatttaacataaaatctacttgttacaccagtattttttttaaatcgattttttaaataaagtctactagctatatagttttatgtaaattaaattttaattttcagttttggattgaaatgattgataataataaatatctttcatgtaaaaaaaattaagccatttttaactcgttttttgttcatttacattttactattttagaaaatatttaatttacataaaatctactagttgcaccagtaaaatctactagctatatagttttatgtaaattaaaaatctattttacaaaaaaaaaaaaacgagttaaaaaaaaggcttaaatttttttagttttatctaaaatacctagctatatagttttatctaaaatacatagctatatagttttatctaaaatacctagctatatagttttatgtaaattaaatatctttctaaaatggtaaaatgtaaatgaacaaaaaaacgagttaaaaaaaggcttaattttttttacatgaaagatatttattattatcaatcatttcaatccaaaattgaaaatgaaaattttaatttacataaaactacatagctagtagattttatttaaaaaatctatttaaaaaaatactggtgtaacaagtagattttatgttaaataagaaatttaataaaaatatgaaaataaaaaaaaataaatagagtttatgttaattaagagatataataaaataatgaaaataaaaaaataaatagattttgtaaaattgatttaaacttaaataaaattaggtgtttgtacccaaatgtgttacattgataaacttaaaaaaaatgcaagggtattttagtcattaattaactaattttggtgttagtatccaaaggtgttacaaaattgaaaccatagaatctaaacctgttaaaaaaataagttagtacCCTAAGacgaaattatgtataaaccacaggacccatttgtgtaattaactctttttttaaaattaagtatatttatttattttatacaaGTGGGAAAGGTGTGGAAGGCGAAGTTGAGGGCCCCGCTAGAAAAACCATGATACCAAGCATTAGGTATTCATCCCGGCACACCACATGGTCGATATCGATGTCACATAAAAACTTGTGGATGGGCTGGTAGTTCACCCTATAAGTCGACGTTGCTAGAAGcaattaatatttttgaaataacATTTTTATATAACATTTTTGTTTTGCTTCATTACACTAACTAGGTTTATCACCTTAGCCGTGTTGCGGCgaacttattttgttatttaatctgtatttacatgtgttttaaaatcactacgagcgtgttgcaCACGGAACCACTAACaggaataaaaagaaaatgtaaaaaactttaaaaaaataatcgaaagaaaaccaaccaaaaaagttgtatgttaatgatgttcgtatgaaacccgtggttagagatgagcaaataatattgggtaccggtaccgaatttcccgaataGAAGGAtcctaagtaccaattcggtaccgacttttggcgtttctagtaccggttcgctaccgtttttcaccttcatataccggtaccgtaaccggtattttcagTATCGTTTGCCACGGAGCTCTGAtaagggatgagcaaatggtaccgtgtagcagtaccgaatttcccgaactaaaagatattcaaactcaatccggtaccgacttttgcCGTTTTCTGTATAAGGCTGGTAtcgatttttaccttcatgtaccgataatgagccggaccgtaccggtattttcgataccagtattgattgacaccaagcttatccaacttagaaagtaaagaaaataataataattattaatatattaatatatgattataatatattataataactGTTCATTTTATTTgcttttttaatatatagtagagtaaattacaagttttgtcctttatgtttgtatcaaattgcaggcggtgtcctttacctttaaagttgacgagttttgtccttaacgttttaaaatcctgcacgttatgtcctttaagccaaaccaagttaattttttctgttaaatcaatgtatttttgtaattttagtaGGCAAATAaggttatttttgtaattttattcatttattttaattaaaaaataaaacatgtaTAAAATTGAaagcccctctctctctctccagtCTCTCTCTATATCTCTCTCTTGTTTCTCTCACTATCTCTCTTGCCTCtgccatcatccaccaccatcacctccggCGACCCACCATCTCCACTCTGGTTCAAGTTGGATCTGAGACGGTTGGATCCAATGTGGTGTTTGGATCTGAACAAGGGCACAAACATATGCTCTCCTTGCCCACCAAAAGACAGTTCTTCCAATATCGGCAAAGGACTTCTAAACTTTCCTGAATGGCGGATGGCCCACATATCATTTTTGAAAGTCAGCATTTTGCCTGTAATAAAACTACAACTGAAGCTAAAGAAATTAATTTTTACTTACCCAAATAAATCATGCCTCTGGATCAAGTTGGATGTGGTGGACTGTGAAatttcctctctctctcctccctctctagCCCCAAGATGACGGTGGTACTGGTGGTGGTTACTTTCATGGAACCTTCACTTTACTTCATGTTATTTATTCAATTTTGTAATTTTCAAGATCATATATTCATATCCCCTTTTCAGTTTGCTGATCAAGTTTGTTTTTTTCCATATGGGTTTTGAATATTGTAGCTTATGTGATTTACTTTGATCTGGGTTTGATTTAATTTGAAGGGATTAATCTaaattagtatttttttttaatgtgGGTTTTGATGATTATAGCGTATGTGATCtgggtttggtttggtttaatttgaAGGAATTAATCTAAATTAGTATTTTTCAATATGGGTTTTGAATATTGTAGCTTTTGTGATTTGGGTTTGGTTTAATTTGATGAGATTATTCTGAAATTTGATGGGTTTGTGTGGATTTTACAGAGTTTGAACTCAAATGAAGGGTGTAGTTCAGTTGGAGTTTGgagatgatgaagatgagtttAGAAGTTGTTGTACAAAATAGACCCTGAGCAAagagttttgttacaaaatagCCCATAAAGAggtaaaatgacaagaataccctcatgtgcaaggcacatgaccatacttaaccaaaaaatctaactgggtttagcctaaaggacataacgtgcaagattttgaaacgttaaggacaaaactcgtcaaatttaaaggtaaaggacaccgcctgcagattggtacaaacataaaggacaaaacttgtaatttactctatatagTAATAATATACGTTTGAATAGCTATGTAACATACGATCTACGTACATATATTAGGATAAAGTTATTCTATAAATGCttataaaaataagaagtgtataAAAACACAATGGatcgcaaaatataacacaatgtcgaaGAAAAAAGGACACGACGAGTCacataaaagacacaatgacacAAATATAGAACATATACAATGataaataaaaagacacaatgatgtaaacaataagtctaaaatatacaagctaaacatctaaaaacaaaaacctaaaatctcacatTGTAGAGTTCGATGAGACGGTTCCAATGCCGCTTAAATGAGGTCAATCGGAGTCCGTTTGATACCCTTCTTAtgacttcttatttttaggagactTTGTATTTGTtagattttgtttttattttctgaaatataaaTAAGTTTACTTTTTGTTGAAAATATTTTACCAACGGATTACCGAGAGTAAGTCCGTTGGTAATATCTTAAACTTTCACTCGTTAAACAGCCTAGCCTGTGATAGTGTATGCTCCATCTAAGAAGACTATCCTCGGAGAAGATCTATAAGTAATCCCTCGCTAAACAATCCGTTGGTGACTTCACTCGGTAGTCCGCTAGAAACCAAATTATTCACGCCCATGTTACCGACGAATCAGTTGTTTAGTAGTGATTGTTTTATGTTATACCTTAACCATTAATTTAGAGCGGTTTCAAGTTTCAACCAACATAATGTGAAAGCTTACCAATGGCTGCATAAAATACAAGGGACCAGCATTTTCAGCAGGCCAATGACCATCATCGGCCTGCAAGGCCGCAAAGAAATTAACCGCTCTCTTCAATGTGGCTGTAGCTTTTTCATACGATATTTCTTCACCGTCCTCTATTTTCACTTGGGCTATCGTTTGTTCAAATTGCTTCTCTTTTAGAAACTGCATAATACCAATATACAACATATTACTAATACATTCATAACCAAGAAATAACAACTTGTATGAAGCAGGGACTGTGATCACCTGCAACCGCCAAAGAAGATCACTGTTAGGCTTAACTTCATGTCTATGTTTCCAGAAATGATCACGAGCTTGTTCCACCTCAGCACGTTCTTCTGGACTTCCATAATTCGGATCGAACTCCCATATTTGCCTCCCGACAAAGTTGTTTGTGCTATACAGGTTTGGGTTATTGCCCCCTTCTGCTATCTCCAGTCTCCACATCTTTCTGTAAGTTGATACACTCAACAAAACACTTGATTCAAGTGAAGTTTGCTGGAGTATATTGTTTTTAAGGTGATAGTTATATATTCATTAGGTGATTACATATACACACCCTCATTATCATCGATATTTATTATTCAGAAAATTCAATACATACAATTAATTCCCACATGTCTAATTTATAAACCTTTTCAATATGTAAACCTTTTCAATAATGTCAGACTTTAATAGATGTCAAAATCTTGCATATTTACTACATGTGGTccaaaaatgatttcttttttatGCAAGGTGCCATAGATTTATATCATTATATGTAATCTCATAATTTTTGTCTGTTTGAAATGGGTTTATATAAATTATGTCGTAAGTTTCTGCAAATCATTTTGGATTTATATgcaaactaggttagaaccccgtgtattacacgggtttactaaatgtaattttatatactaaataataaaaataatatatccttaaaaataattttatatactaaataataaaaataatatatccttaaaaaattCGTGTATTGTATGGATTTAACAAATgtaatttatataccaaataataaaaaaaaaggttatctttttaaaaatcttgtgtaatacatgggttaaataaatgtaactttgtataataaataataaaaaaagttatttttttttaaaaccc
Coding sequences:
- the LOC110930249 gene encoding shionone synthase-like; the protein is MWRLEIAEGGNNPNLYSTNNFVGRQIWEFDPNYGSPEERAEVEQARDHFWKHRHEVKPNSDLLWRLQFLKEKQFEQTIAQVKIEDGEEISYEKATATLKRAVNFFAALQADDGHWPAENAGPLYFMQPLVSFHIMLVET